A segment of the Burkholderia sp. PAMC 26561 genome:
GCCGTGAGCAAACGCCCGATCGCGCTCGTGCAGCCGCCCCATATTCCGAACTCGCTTGCGTTCGCCTACCTAGGCGTGCCGCTCGACAAACTGCTCCGGTTGCGTGCGGCAAAAATGGCCGATGCCCTCTGGTCAGCCGAGCAAATTCTCAAGGCCGGCAGTTGCGGCGCACTCGTTTTCTGGCAGCAACATATGCGCACCGAGTCGCTGCGGCGTCTGCACCTGGCCGCGCAGTCGTCAGAAACACTGTTCATGGTGGTGCGCCCGCTTGCGTGCGCGCCGGATTCGTCGCCGGCTACGTTGCGGCTGGCGGTGCGTCCGGCGGGCAGCGGCATTGTTGTCGATGTCATCAAGCGCAAAGGCCCGATCCGCACCGAAAGACTGTCAGTCACCCTGCAACCCTCTCCCATTTTGTTGAGCCCCCATGCCCGTGTACGTCGGCATCCATCTACCGCGGTTGTCGCTGGAAGTGTTCCGTCCACGCTGGTCGCGTAGGCCTGAACACGGCTGCGTCGTCCTCGACCACGACAAGGTCCTGATCGCGGACCCGGGTGCTCGCGAGGCCGGCGTGTGCCTCGGCATGAAGCGCGGCGGCGTGCTCACGTTGGCGCCCGACACGCTGATGTTCGAGCGCGACCTGGTCAAGGAACAGGACGTGATGCGCGAGGCCGCTTTTTCGTTGATGAAGTTCTCGCCCATGGTCGCGTTGTGCGACGAGGAAACCATCGTTGTGGATGTAACGGCGAGCTTGCGGCTGTTTGGCGGTATCGTGAAGTTGTGCCAGCAGATGCGGGATATCGTCGATGCAATCGGTCTCAGTGCGCGCGTGAGTACATCGCCGACGGGTCAGGGCGCCTGGCTGCTTGCCAAAAGCGCGGGCCGTGCCCACATCAGGCGGCGCGTGCTGAAAATGGCGTCGCTCGAACGCAAGCTCGGCGCGCTGCCGTTTCAGTCCGTACAGGAAGTGCGCGCGTTCGCCGACTGGTTTTCGGGGCTCGGCTGCAAGACGCTGAACGACATCCGGCGCCTGCCGCGCGCAGGCCTGAAAAAACGCTGCGGCGTCGCGCTGCTCGACTCACTGGATCGCGCTTACGGCATCGCGCCCGAGTTGTACGAGTGGCTGGCCGTGCCGCCGGCGTTCAGTGCGCGTATCGAGTTGCCGGATCGCATCGAAAATGCGGAAGCCATGCTGTTTTCCGCGCGCCGGCTGATCGTGCAAATGTGCGGCTGGCTGAGCACGCAGCAACTCGCGCTCACGCACGCCACGCTCACGCTGGAACATGAGCGCGGGCGCAGCGCCATCGACCCGACGATCATCCAGATCGCGCTTGCCGAACCGACCTGGCACGAACAGCATCTCGTGCGCCTGTTCAAGGAGCGGCTCGGGCGCACGGAACTCGTCGCGGCGGTCATTGCCATGCGGTTGAGCGCTGCAAAAATTCAGGCGGCCGAGCCGCCCACCGAGACGCTTTTCCCCGAACCCGGCGGCTCGCCCGAGGACCATAACCGGCTGCTGGAATTGCTGGTTGCAAGGCTTGGCGCCGAGAATGTGCTGCGGGCGGCGCCGTCGTCGGATCATCGGCCGGAATGCGCGAACCGCTGGATTTCCGTCACCGATACCTCTCTTCCCGCCAAGCCCGAAGGCATGCCGTCAGATCTGCCGCGTCCCGCATGGCTGCTTGAAAAACCACTGCAGTTGATGATGAAAAACCATCGGCCGTTTTATGGCTCGCCGCTGAAAACGGTGTCACCGGCGGAACGCATAGAAGCCGGATGGTTCGATAACAACCTGACCAGCCGCGATTATTTCGTCGCGCAGGCGAACGATCAAAGCTGCTACTGGATTTATCGTGAGCGGCCGGGCAGCGCGGAGGCCGACGACCCACGCTGGTTTCTCCACGGCCTCTTTGGATGACGCGCCGTGGATACGACCTTCTCCACGCTGCCCGCGTATGCGGAGCTATTTGCGTTTTCCAATTTCACATTTCTCCACGGTGCGTCGCGTGGAGAAGAGCTGGTCGCGCGCGCGGCTCAGCTTGGATACGCCGGTCTCGCGATCACCGACGAATGCTCGCTTGCGGGCGTCGTGCGCGCGCATGTGGAGGCGAAGCATCTCGACTTTCCGCTTGTGATCGGCTCGTATTTCAGGCTCGTCAATGCGGACCGGTCGCCGGCGTTCGGGCTCGTCTTGCTGGCGCAGAACCGCGAGGGTTACGGCAATTTGTCGGAGTTGATCACCATCGCGCGGATGCGCTCGAAAAAGGGCGAATACCTGCTCACGCCGAACGATCTCGCGCGCCCGGATAAAGAATTCGCCCATCTGCGCGGCATGCCGGATTGCCTCGCGATCCTCGTGCCCGATTTCCCAGCGAAAGAAGCCGCGCTCGATGCCCAGGTCGAATGGCTCGACACCACGTTTGCTCAACGCGCGTGGGTCGGCTTGACGCTGCATCAGCGTGCACTCGACGATATGCACAGAGGGACGGTCGAACACATTGCATCGCTTTATAAAGTACCCGTGGTCGCAACTGGCAACGTGGTGATGCACGTGCGTTCGCGCAAGCCGCTGCAGGACACCATGACGGCGATCCGCATTGGCAAGCCTGTGTCCCAGTGCGGTTACGAGCTCGCGCCGAACGCCGAGCAGCATCTGCGGTCACGGCTGCGGCTTGCTAATCTTTACCCTGAGCAAACCCTGCGGGAAACGCTCACCGTACTTTCGCGCTGCACTTTTTCACTGCAAGAACTCAAATATGAATACCCCGATGAACTCGTGCCCAAAGGCTATACATCGGCTTCCTATCTAAGGCAGGAAACGTATATTGGCGCGCAGCGCCGCTTTCCTTCAGGCGTGCCGCATGAAGTCCAGGCGCAGATAGAACACGAACTCGATCTGATCGTGGATCTGGAATACGAGCCGTATTTTCTTACCGTGTACGATCTCGTGCGCTTTGCGCGCAGTGAAAACATTCTGTGCCAGGGACGTGGATCGGCCGCGAATTCCGCCGTCTGCTATTGCCTCGGTGTGACCGAAGTGGATCCCGCAAGCAGCAGCATGCTGTTCGAGCGCTTCATCAGCAAGGAGCGCGGTGAGCCGCCGGATATCGATGTCGACTTCGAGCATCAGCGGCGCGAAGAAGTGATCCAGTACATCTACAGGAAATATGGGCGGGACCGGACGGCGATTGCGGCGGCGGTATCGACATACCGGCCGCGCGGCGCATTGCGTGAGACGGGCAAGGCGCTGGGTGTCGATCCGCAGATCGTGGATCGCGTCGCGAAGTCGCATCAATGGTTCGATACCAGTCAGGACTTGCTGCAACGCTTCATAGAATCCGGACTCGATCCGGAGAATCCGCTGATTCAGTCGTGGGCATCGCTTGCGGCGCAATTACTGAATTTTCCACGGCATTTGTCGCAGCATTCCGGCGGGTTTGTGATCAGCCGGGACAAGCTCACGCGGCTGGTTCCCATCGAAAACGCGGCGATGGCCGATCG
Coding sequences within it:
- the imuA gene encoding translesion DNA synthesis-associated protein ImuA — its product is MIDSTTHPGLGGIALWRGSQLARSHGQTVDTGYAVLSAELPGGGWPLGTLIELLVQQPGVGEVRLLRPALAAVSKRPIALVQPPHIPNSLAFAYLGVPLDKLLRLRAAKMADALWSAEQILKAGSCGALVFWQQHMRTESLRRLHLAAQSSETLFMVVRPLACAPDSSPATLRLAVRPAGSGIVVDVIKRKGPIRTERLSVTLQPSPILLSPHARVRRHPSTAVVAGSVPSTLVA
- a CDS encoding Y-family DNA polymerase, which gives rise to MPVYVGIHLPRLSLEVFRPRWSRRPEHGCVVLDHDKVLIADPGAREAGVCLGMKRGGVLTLAPDTLMFERDLVKEQDVMREAAFSLMKFSPMVALCDEETIVVDVTASLRLFGGIVKLCQQMRDIVDAIGLSARVSTSPTGQGAWLLAKSAGRAHIRRRVLKMASLERKLGALPFQSVQEVRAFADWFSGLGCKTLNDIRRLPRAGLKKRCGVALLDSLDRAYGIAPELYEWLAVPPAFSARIELPDRIENAEAMLFSARRLIVQMCGWLSTQQLALTHATLTLEHERGRSAIDPTIIQIALAEPTWHEQHLVRLFKERLGRTELVAAVIAMRLSAAKIQAAEPPTETLFPEPGGSPEDHNRLLELLVARLGAENVLRAAPSSDHRPECANRWISVTDTSLPAKPEGMPSDLPRPAWLLEKPLQLMMKNHRPFYGSPLKTVSPAERIEAGWFDNNLTSRDYFVAQANDQSCYWIYRERPGSAEADDPRWFLHGLFG
- a CDS encoding error-prone DNA polymerase, which codes for MDTTFSTLPAYAELFAFSNFTFLHGASRGEELVARAAQLGYAGLAITDECSLAGVVRAHVEAKHLDFPLVIGSYFRLVNADRSPAFGLVLLAQNREGYGNLSELITIARMRSKKGEYLLTPNDLARPDKEFAHLRGMPDCLAILVPDFPAKEAALDAQVEWLDTTFAQRAWVGLTLHQRALDDMHRGTVEHIASLYKVPVVATGNVVMHVRSRKPLQDTMTAIRIGKPVSQCGYELAPNAEQHLRSRLRLANLYPEQTLRETLTVLSRCTFSLQELKYEYPDELVPKGYTSASYLRQETYIGAQRRFPSGVPHEVQAQIEHELDLIVDLEYEPYFLTVYDLVRFARSENILCQGRGSAANSAVCYCLGVTEVDPASSSMLFERFISKERGEPPDIDVDFEHQRREEVIQYIYRKYGRDRTAIAAAVSTYRPRGALRETGKALGVDPQIVDRVAKSHQWFDTSQDLLQRFIESGLDPENPLIQSWASLAAQLLNFPRHLSQHSGGFVISRDKLTRLVPIENAAMADRSVIQWDKDDLEALGLLKVDVLALGMLSAIRRTLDIISEKRGEHFEMQDIPREDKTTYEMISRADTVGVFQIESRAQMSMLPRLKPQKFYDLVIEVAIVRPGPIQGGAVHPYLRRRQGFEPVTFPNDALKVALERTLGVPIFQEQVMQIAMIAAGFTAGEADALRRAMAAWKRKGGLGKYYDRIVNGMTERGYERVFAEGIFEQIKGFGEYGFPESHAASFALLVYVSSWLKCHEPAAFLAAMLNSQPMGFYSPSQLVQDARRHGVVVLPVDVTISGWDAVLERDADGNKTAVRMGLSLLKGMRDGSAERIETARSVRQFTSVGDLAQRAQLDRHDLQVLAAANALTSLAGNRREALWQSVAAVPDKDMLNDARMEDATPVLGAPSEADDIISDYKTVGLSLGRHPLELLRAELLAHRLMPAATLHSYRNGKLARGCGLVTVRQRPGTAKGVMFVTLEDETGNVNVIVWPSLLERQRREALGATLLAVYGTWQCEGEVKHLVAQRLVDMSHMLGGLASVSRDFH